A stretch of Girardinichthys multiradiatus isolate DD_20200921_A chromosome 20, DD_fGirMul_XY1, whole genome shotgun sequence DNA encodes these proteins:
- the LOC124857148 gene encoding guanylin-like codes for MRVLALALVLVLCVWRGTLSVQVKIGDRSFPLKAVEQLKELMDLEENLNPHLAETSTAAVCAHPLLPQVFRPVCQGKGTGIVFSRLVYIIMSSDTCEICANPSCFGCLD; via the exons ATGAGGGTACTTGCTCTTGCCCTTGTGTTGGTGCTGTGTGTGTGGAGGGGAACTCTGAGTGTGCAGGTCAAG ATCGGGGACAGGAGCTTTCCCCTGAAGGCGGTGGAGCAGCTAAAGGAGCTGATGgacttggaagaaaaccttaaCCCTCACCTTGCAGAGACAAGTACTGCAGCAGTTTGTGCCCACCCTCTCCTGCCTCAAGTCTTTCGCCCAGTGTGCCAAGGAAAGGGCACTGGGATTGTTTTCTCAAGACTAG TGTACATCATCATGTCATCAGATACTTGTGAGATATGTGCCAACCCTTCCTGCTTTGGGTGTCTGGACTGA